In Xiphophorus maculatus strain JP 163 A chromosome 2, X_maculatus-5.0-male, whole genome shotgun sequence, one genomic interval encodes:
- the LOC102222282 gene encoding calcitonin gene-related peptide-like isoform X2, whose protein sequence is MLPCRYISAQDADERVGVGVFSFLLQGTMVMLKISAFLVAYALVICQMYCSQAAPARPGLESMSERVTLTDYEARRLLNAIVKEFVQMTAEEMEQQATEGNSSVTTQKRACNTATCVTHRLADFLSRSGGIGNSNFVPTNVGAKAFGRRRRSTQM, encoded by the exons ATGTTGCCTTGTAGGTACATCAGTGCGCAAGATGCTGACGAGAGGGTTGGGGTTGGGgtgttttccttcctgttgcAGGGGACCATGGTTATGTTGAAGATCTCCGCTTTCCTCGTTGCCTACGCCCTGGTCATCTGCCAGATGTACTGCTCACAAGCCGCCCCTGCCAG ACCAGGTTTAGAGTCCATGTCAGAACGAGTCACGCTCACGGACTACGAGGCGCGAAGGTTACTGAACGCCATTGTCAAGGAGTTTGTGCAGATGACGGCAGAAGAGATGGAACAGCAGGCGACGGAGGGAAACAG CAGCGTTACGACACAGAAGCGCGCCTGCAACACGGCCACGTGCGTGACCCACCGCCTGGCCGACTTCCTCAGCCGGTCGGGCGGAATTGGCAACAGCAACTTCGTTCCCACCAACGTTGGCGCCAAGGCCTTCGGCAGGCGAAGGAGAAGCACCCAGATGTGA
- the LOC102222282 gene encoding calcitonin gene-related peptide-like isoform X3: MLPCRYISAQDADERVGVGVFSFLLQGTMVMLKISAFLVAYALVICQMYCSQAAPARPGLESMSERVTLTDYEARRLLNAIVKEFVQMTAEEMEQQATEGNSVTTQKRACNTATCVTHRLADFLSRSGGIGNSNFVPTNVGAKAFGRRRRSTQM; encoded by the exons ATGTTGCCTTGTAGGTACATCAGTGCGCAAGATGCTGACGAGAGGGTTGGGGTTGGGgtgttttccttcctgttgcAGGGGACCATGGTTATGTTGAAGATCTCCGCTTTCCTCGTTGCCTACGCCCTGGTCATCTGCCAGATGTACTGCTCACAAGCCGCCCCTGCCAG ACCAGGTTTAGAGTCCATGTCAGAACGAGTCACGCTCACGGACTACGAGGCGCGAAGGTTACTGAACGCCATTGTCAAGGAGTTTGTGCAGATGACGGCAGAAGAGATGGAACAGCAGGCGACGGAGGGAAACAG CGTTACGACACAGAAGCGCGCCTGCAACACGGCCACGTGCGTGACCCACCGCCTGGCCGACTTCCTCAGCCGGTCGGGCGGAATTGGCAACAGCAACTTCGTTCCCACCAACGTTGGCGCCAAGGCCTTCGGCAGGCGAAGGAGAAGCACCCAGATGTGA
- the LOC102222282 gene encoding calcitonin-1-like isoform X4: MVMLKISAFLVAYALVICQMYCSQAAPARPGLESMSERVTLTDYEARRLLNAIVKEFVQMTAEEMEQQATEGNSMDRPLTKRCSNLSTCVLGKLSQELHKLQTFPRTNVGAGTPGKKRGAPERDSYASYGETFDSI; the protein is encoded by the exons ATGGTTATGTTGAAGATCTCCGCTTTCCTCGTTGCCTACGCCCTGGTCATCTGCCAGATGTACTGCTCACAAGCCGCCCCTGCCAG ACCAGGTTTAGAGTCCATGTCAGAACGAGTCACGCTCACGGACTACGAGGCGCGAAGGTTACTGAACGCCATTGTCAAGGAGTTTGTGCAGATGACGGCAGAAGAGATGGAACAGCAGGCGACGGAGGGAAACAG CATGGACAGGCCCCTAACCAAGCGCTGTTCCAACCTCAGCACTTGCGTGCTGGGCAAACTGTCTCAGGAGCTGCACAAGTTGCAGACATTCCCCCGCACGAACGTGGGAGCGGGAACGCCCGGCAAGAAGCGCGGCGCTCCTGAGAGGGACAGCTATGCAAGCTACGGCGAGACGTTTGACAGCATCTGA
- the LOC102222282 gene encoding calcitonin-1-like isoform X1 — protein sequence MLPCRYISAQDADERVGVGVFSFLLQGTMVMLKISAFLVAYALVICQMYCSQAAPARPGLESMSERVTLTDYEARRLLNAIVKEFVQMTAEEMEQQATEGNSMDRPLTKRCSNLSTCVLGKLSQELHKLQTFPRTNVGAGTPGKKRGAPERDSYASYGETFDSI from the exons ATGTTGCCTTGTAGGTACATCAGTGCGCAAGATGCTGACGAGAGGGTTGGGGTTGGGgtgttttccttcctgttgcAGGGGACCATGGTTATGTTGAAGATCTCCGCTTTCCTCGTTGCCTACGCCCTGGTCATCTGCCAGATGTACTGCTCACAAGCCGCCCCTGCCAG ACCAGGTTTAGAGTCCATGTCAGAACGAGTCACGCTCACGGACTACGAGGCGCGAAGGTTACTGAACGCCATTGTCAAGGAGTTTGTGCAGATGACGGCAGAAGAGATGGAACAGCAGGCGACGGAGGGAAACAG CATGGACAGGCCCCTAACCAAGCGCTGTTCCAACCTCAGCACTTGCGTGCTGGGCAAACTGTCTCAGGAGCTGCACAAGTTGCAGACATTCCCCCGCACGAACGTGGGAGCGGGAACGCCCGGCAAGAAGCGCGGCGCTCCTGAGAGGGACAGCTATGCAAGCTACGGCGAGACGTTTGACAGCATCTGA